Below is a genomic region from Maridesulfovibrio ferrireducens.
CATGCGTCTGGCTAAATCAACAAACTTTTCTGCGGCGCCTTCTTCTTCTGTTCGGCGTTTGAGAAAAGAAACGGGTTCATGAAGCAGTTTTTTACCGATAGACAGAGCCATAGTTTCAATGGCTTCTTGTGTTTCAATATCAATTTTACCAAGTCTTTTTAAAGTCTTGGCTAACTCTTTTCTAGCAACACCTTCACTGCGGTCAAAAAGGTCAACAATGGTTGGTTGCAGATCAAGTGAGTTTATCCAATTACCGAAAGAAAGTGTTTCTGAGTCGACGATGGAGTTTGCTTTTACAGCTTCATCTTCACGTTGAGCCATGTTTTCTTCAACCACGTCTTTAAGATCGTCGATATCGTAAAGGTATACGTTATCAAGACCATTGACGTCGGGGTCGATATCACGCGGAACGGCAATATCAATAAAGAACATAGGACGGAATTTGCGCTGTTTAATAACCTTTTTCATGTCCTTGGCTTTAATGACAGCATGTGGCGCTCCTGTGGAGCTTATGATGATGTCTGTGTCGCTTAGGCAGTCGTAAAGGTTATCAAATGGTATGGCTTCACCGTTCATAGTTTTTGCCAGTTCTTCAGCTCTGGAAAAAGTTCTGTTGGCGATACGAATCGTTTCAACACCGCTGTTTAGTAAATGTGTTGCAGCTAGTTCAGCCATTTCACCAGCCCCGATGAGCAGGGCTTTTTGCCCTTTAAGTTCACCGAAAATTTTCTTGGCAAGTTCAACAGCAGCGTAACTTATTGATACTGCGTTTGAAGCAATCGAAGTTTCTGAGCGCACTCTTTTAGCAACAAAAAAAGACTTATGCAGCATTCTGTTAATGATTACTCTGGCGGCCCCGGCTTCTACAGCTTTTCGATATGAATCTTTAAGCTGACCTAGAATTTGGGGTTCGCCGACGATCATTGAATCAAGGCTGCTGGCTACTCTGAACAAGTGGTTAACTGCTTTAAGATTTTTATGACAATAAGTATTGGGTTCGAGATCTACTTTTGAACCGCCACATTTGTCAGCCCAGTATGAGAGGATTTCATTTTCAGTGAATTCTTCTGAACATACGACAATAATTTCAACTCTATTGCAGGTGGAAAGCGCCATGACTTCGCGAATTCCCATATCAAGGAGTCCTTTTTCGAACTCTTCAATATTGGTCAG
It encodes:
- the hemA gene encoding glutamyl-tRNA reductase gives rise to the protein MDQNIYLIGLNHKSAGVDVRERYALTNIEEFEKGLLDMGIREVMALSTCNRVEIIVVCSEEFTENEILSYWADKCGGSKVDLEPNTYCHKNLKAVNHLFRVASSLDSMIVGEPQILGQLKDSYRKAVEAGAARVIINRMLHKSFFVAKRVRSETSIASNAVSISYAAVELAKKIFGELKGQKALLIGAGEMAELAATHLLNSGVETIRIANRTFSRAEELAKTMNGEAIPFDNLYDCLSDTDIIISSTGAPHAVIKAKDMKKVIKQRKFRPMFFIDIAVPRDIDPDVNGLDNVYLYDIDDLKDVVEENMAQREDEAVKANSIVDSETLSFGNWINSLDLQPTIVDLFDRSEGVARKELAKTLKRLGKIDIETQEAIETMALSIGKKLLHEPVSFLKRRTEEEGAAEKFVDLARRMFNLDNDTIPPDAHCRRKKQKD